A single Eleginops maclovinus isolate JMC-PN-2008 ecotype Puerto Natales chromosome 5, JC_Emac_rtc_rv5, whole genome shotgun sequence DNA region contains:
- the LOC134864221 gene encoding D-dopachrome decarboxylase-A-like: MPFVDIQSNLPASSFSEEFLKKLCSCTAAALGKPEERMHLVVQPGLPMMVAGSCSPCVILSVSAIGVTDTADKNKEHSAKIFEFLTRELSLTADRITLKFHTLQPHQVGKKGTVMSFL; encoded by the exons ATGCCTTTTGTCGACATTCAGAGTAACCTACCGGCCAGCTCCTTCTCGGAGGAGTTTCTGAAGAAGCTGTGCTCCTGCACCGCTGCTGCTCTGGGGAAGCCGGAGGAG AGGATGCACCTGGTGGTGCAGCCCGGGTTGCCGATGATGGTAGCCGGCTCCTGCTCTCCGTGTGTGATTCTGTCAGTGTCTGCTATCGGCGTGACCGACACCGCTGACAAAAACAAGGAGCACAGCGCCAAGATCTTCGAGTTCCTGACCAGAGAGCTCAGTCTGACTGCAGACAG GATTACCCTTAAATTCCACACGCTGCAGCCTCACCAGGTGGGCAAGAAGGGGACCGTCATGAGCTTCTTGTAA